TTCAAATATAACCACTTTGCGGCATTAATGTACAATAATATACAGTTAAAACTTCCTTTCTAGCGTAAAAACACGCCCGCACCATGCTCAATGCTGCAGGTCCTTCAGAATATCCTTTGCCTCTTCGCTGCCTCTCGCAGCCGCTTTTTTGAACCATTTCATGGCGTTGTTCTCGCTCTTCACCATTCCTTCCCCACTTAAAGACATCTTTCCGAGCTGCAGCATGGCATCCGGGCTCCCCTCCTCCGCGGCCTTTGCCAATATCTTTGCCGCCTTGTTCGGGTCCTTCTGTACCCCCCTTCCCTCAAAGATCATCATGCCCAGCCTGAACCTTGCCTTAGGGTGTCCTACCTCCGCACATTCAGCATATATCTTTAAGGCCTCTTTCTCATCGGCTGGTATCCCTCTGCCCTCTTCTTTCATCACGCCTATCCTGTAATGAGCCGCGAGATTGCCGTTCTCGGCGGCCTTTGAATACCACGTCAGCGCCTCATTCCAGTCTTGTTCCGTTCCGAGGCCTTCGGAATACATGTGTGCGAGGTTGAACTGCGCCCTCACGTATCCCTGTTCGGCGGAGCATTTGTACAGCTTGAACGCTTTATCGGTGTCCTGGTAGGCACCATACCCGTGCGCGAGCATGTATCCAAAGTTGCATTGCCCTTCCGGATCTCCCTGCCTCGCGGACAGCCTGAACCACATGAGGGCTTTCTCCATATCCTTTTGGACGCCGCTCCCGTCAAAGTAAATGTATCCCATCGCATTCTGCGCATGGGGATCGCCGCCGGACGCGGCATCCAGGACCTCTTTGAAACCCAAAAGATCACCTCACGATCACGGCCGAGTTCCTGACGTGTATCTCGGGATGCTCCATGTGCAGGCTGAGCCTGTAGTATGCTGTCAGATAACCGTTCGCGGCTGCCATCGTATAGTATCTTATCGCCTCGTCCAGGCTTTTCTTCAGGCCCATCCCTTCTTCATAAAAAGTGCCGATGGTGAACTGAGCATCTTCGGAGCCCGCGACCGAAGCCTTCATCATCAGCTCCAGGGCTTTCCTGTCGTTTCTTTTGACATGGATCCCGGCATGGTACATCATTGCCAGAGTGAACATCGAAAGAGGATCCCCCAATTCCGCCGATATCGTGTAGTTCTTGAACGCATTCTCTTCGTTTCCTATCTCGAAGAAATAATCAGCGGCGTTGAGCGCCTGTTCCCTGGCAAGCTTCTCTTTCTCGACGTCGGCGTTCATCAGGATGGATTCTCTCTCCTCCAGAGAATCATGCTTCCCTCCAGCGAGTGCGGAAAGGACGTACTGCCAGCACATGAGACATTTCTCGTGCCCCATGTCCGCCCCCATCTTATACCACCTGCCCGCTTCGAAAAGATCGAATTCGACGTTGAACAGACCGTATTCGAAGTTCCGGCCTATCCAATAGAACAATTCCCCATTGCCTTTCAGTCCCGCCCTCGCATACCACTGCTCTTGCTCCGATATGTCCTGCCGGGTGCCGATCCCTCTCCCGTACATGTATCCGGTCATGAACAGCGCCATCGGATCCCCTTGGATCGCGGCGGAGTGCATCCACTTTAACGCCGACACCTCGTCCCTCTTTATGTGGATCCCTTTCAGATATGTGAACCCTAACTCGACCTTTGCCTCTGGAACCCCGGCTTCGGCCGCGGCTTTGAGGTGGAAAACGAACATCGCGCCGTCCTTATTGGCTATCGTTCCGTCCCGGAATATCTTTGCCAGCTCCCATTTGGCCCTCGAACATCCCGCTTCCGATGATTTGGTGTACCATTTCATCGCAAGTTCCGGATCCGGGTCTATGTTCTTCCCGTGGTGGTACATATAGGCAAGACCCAGCCTTGCGTAGGGGTTCCCCGTCTCAGCATCCTGGAATATCGTTCTCTTTGCCATGCCGTACCTCCTTTCAGCGTATCCTCTCCGCTTTTATCTTTCCGAGAAGCGTTTTTGCGTCGAGATCTCCCTGCTTAGCCGCCATAGACAGATATTTTTTTGCGCGAGGTATGTTCTTTTTCACGTGCTTGCCTTCCATATACAGTTTCCCAAGATAATACTGCCCTTCGGCGTATCCCGAATCGGCGGATTCATTGAGAAGTCTCATTCCTTCTTCGATGTCCTCCGCGACCCCGGAACCTGTGACATATATCATACCCAGGAAGGCTTTTGCTCCCGGATGCCCCTGCTCGGCCGCCTGTCCGAGCCATAACACAGCATCCTTTTCGCTCCTCTCCACTCCTCTTCCTTCGTAGTAGTAGCATCCCAGATAATACTGCGAGTTGGCCTCCCCCATCTCCGCCGCGTCCGTGAAATACTTTACGGCCATTTTGTCATCTTTTTTGTAATAGCTTCCTGTACCGTACATGCAGGCGAGCGCATACTGAGCGTATCCGTTGCAGGATGCGGCGGCCTTCTCGAACCATTTGGCCGCTTTTTCCAGATCCTGTTCTAGCACCTCTCCTTCAAATCTCATGTTCGCATAGTCGACCATTGCCTGCTGGAATCCCTGTTCGCAGGATGCTTCGAGATTCATTATCGCCTTGGCCTCGTTCCTTTTGACCCCTTTGCCGTAAGCGTACATCATGCCAAGCTGATACTGCGCCTCGCTGTGCCCGGATGCGGCGGCCTTCTCCATATACGCCGCGGACTTGGCGTCGCTGTGATATGATGTCTTCGGGACCATGTGTATGAATGCCAAGGCATACTGTGCATCGGCGTTGCCTGCGTCGGCCGCCTGCTGATACCACCTCACCGCTTCCTTCATATCCGTGTCCGAATAGCAGAGGCCGGCCTCATACATCTCTCCGATATGGTACATTGCCTCGGAGCTGCCGTTCTCTGCCGCCTTACTCAGCCAATACACCGCCTTTTCCTTATCCTTACCGACACCTTTGCCCATTAGATACATGAAACCGATCGTACACTGCGCGTGGACGTCATCCTCCTCGGCGCATACGGTGTACCATCTGACGGCTGCCCTGTGGCTTTTCTTGACGGGGGGCCTTCCTTCTGTGTACATCTCGAACAGCTCCCTGCAGGCATCGGTGTCCCTCTGTTCACCCCTGAGTTTAAGATCAAAGAGTGTGTCTGCGTCTTCCGCGCCGGCGCTTCTTCCGATCTCATCCATAGTCAGAGCGGCGTCCTCCCAGCCCGAAGCGGCGGACAGCGTCAGAAGCTCTTTTGCCGTGATCTCGTCCCTGATGACGGACGTTCCGGTGCGGAGGAACAGGGCATAAAGATACCGGGCTTCGCCGCTGCCCTCTGCGGATAACTTTTCCAGCATCTCCGCCGCCTTGTTCGGATCGTAATTCGGCGACGCGCAATCCATATGGGAACGCGCTTCCGAACAAGTGCTGTCATACCTCAACGTGGGCATAAGTCCTCCATATACCGAACAAGTTTATCATTTTAGCTACACTCGGATCCTTCTCCTCACCATCGATGCCCTTGAGGAAGAACGATACATACGAAATATCTCGCACTGACCAGAACGTTCCAACACAGAGGGTTGTTAACACAAGAGAGATCATAACAGAGTAACGAATTTTCGTTTCCTCCGTGCACGGAAAGCGACGTATAGGAAACATCGGACAGCTCAAACAATACAGATATTTGCCGCTGCCCGTGCTTTGATGAAAACATATTTCTGACGTAAACCGTCACCTTTGCAACGATTCCTGACAGGGACCGAAAAAGCATAAGAATTATAACCGTCCTAACTCATTGCGCATCTATGCACGAGGACTCTGGCATTCCGTTCGAAAGTCAGATGGAACCATTAGAGTGGGCTAAATTCATAATCCGGACGAAGTCCGAAAAGAACTACCGTTCCGCTTTCTCTATACTGTCGTCCTCCGCGAACAGAGGGTCCTCCGACGCGGAATTCTATCTGGGCCTCCTTTATTCAAGAGGACAGGGCGTGAAAAAAGACCTTTCAGCGGCAAAATACTGGTTCGAACAAGCCTCTGATGACGGGAACCTTGGCGCGATGTATTTCTTGGGGAAAATGCACAGTAAAGGCTACGGGGCGGAAAAGGACGCCAAAAAAGCCATTTCTTTGCTGAACATGCCTGCGACGATGGGAGATCCCCGGGCCCAGTACGAACTCGGGCTGATCTATTTCGACGGGGACAGTGAAGAAAAGGATCTTTCCGCCGCAGTAGAATGGTTCACTGCGTCCGCCGAATCCGGCCATTCGGAGGCCCAGTTCATACTGGGGCAACTGTACAAGACCGGATACGGCGTAGAAAAGAACACCGAGAAGGCTCTGGACTGGCTCACTTCCGCCGCGATGAACAAGCACCGCGGCGCACAGATACTCCTCGGGAATATGTACGACACAGGGGACGGCGTTCCCGTGGATAAGGAAGAGGCCGACCGCTGGTACAGTATGAAGGACGATGCGGTTATTTCAGCCCTCTGACCTTTCCGTCTTCCGTCAGGTCCATCTTCATGGCGGCCGGAACCTTTGAGAGTCCGGGCATCAGCATCATCTCGCCACAGATCGGCACTACGAATCCCGCCCCGGCGGAAACGGTGACCTCTCTCACGCTGAGCTTCCACCCTTTCGGGGCTCCTTTCATTTCGGCTACGTCGGAGAGAGAATACTGCGTCTTCGCCACGCATATCGGGAGTTTCCCGAACCCTTTATCCTCAAGGTTCTTAAGGGTCTTCTCCGCCTGGCCGGAATACACCACTCCGTCCGCGCCGT
This sequence is a window from Candidatus Methanoplasma cognatum. Protein-coding genes within it:
- a CDS encoding sel1 repeat family protein, encoding MAKRTIFQDAETGNPYARLGLAYMYHHGKNIDPDPELAMKWYTKSSEAGCSRAKWELAKIFRDGTIANKDGAMFVFHLKAAAEAGVPEAKVELGFTYLKGIHIKRDEVSALKWMHSAAIQGDPMALFMTGYMYGRGIGTRQDISEQEQWYARAGLKGNGELFYWIGRNFEYGLFNVEFDLFEAGRWYKMGADMGHEKCLMCWQYVLSALAGGKHDSLEERESILMNADVEKEKLAREQALNAADYFFEIGNEENAFKNYTISAELGDPLSMFTLAMMYHAGIHVKRNDRKALELMMKASVAGSEDAQFTIGTFYEEGMGLKKSLDEAIRYYTMAAANGYLTAYYRLSLHMEHPEIHVRNSAVIVR
- a CDS encoding sel1 repeat family protein; its protein translation is MGFKEVLDAASGGDPHAQNAMGYIYFDGSGVQKDMEKALMWFRLSARQGDPEGQCNFGYMLAHGYGAYQDTDKAFKLYKCSAEQGYVRAQFNLAHMYSEGLGTEQDWNEALTWYSKAAENGNLAAHYRIGVMKEEGRGIPADEKEALKIYAECAEVGHPKARFRLGMMIFEGRGVQKDPNKAAKILAKAAEEGSPDAMLQLGKMSLSGEGMVKSENNAMKWFKKAAARGSEEAKDILKDLQH
- a CDS encoding SEL1-like repeat protein produces the protein MDCASPNYDPNKAAEMLEKLSAEGSGEARYLYALFLRTGTSVIRDEITAKELLTLSAASGWEDAALTMDEIGRSAGAEDADTLFDLKLRGEQRDTDACRELFEMYTEGRPPVKKSHRAAVRWYTVCAEEDDVHAQCTIGFMYLMGKGVGKDKEKAVYWLSKAAENGSSEAMYHIGEMYEAGLCYSDTDMKEAVRWYQQAADAGNADAQYALAFIHMVPKTSYHSDAKSAAYMEKAAASGHSEAQYQLGMMYAYGKGVKRNEAKAIMNLEASCEQGFQQAMVDYANMRFEGEVLEQDLEKAAKWFEKAAASCNGYAQYALACMYGTGSYYKKDDKMAVKYFTDAAEMGEANSQYYLGCYYYEGRGVERSEKDAVLWLGQAAEQGHPGAKAFLGMIYVTGSGVAEDIEEGMRLLNESADSGYAEGQYYLGKLYMEGKHVKKNIPRAKKYLSMAAKQGDLDAKTLLGKIKAERIR
- a CDS encoding sel1 repeat family protein; this translates as MHEDSGIPFESQMEPLEWAKFIIRTKSEKNYRSAFSILSSSANRGSSDAEFYLGLLYSRGQGVKKDLSAAKYWFEQASDDGNLGAMYFLGKMHSKGYGAEKDAKKAISLLNMPATMGDPRAQYELGLIYFDGDSEEKDLSAAVEWFTASAESGHSEAQFILGQLYKTGYGVEKNTEKALDWLTSAAMNKHRGAQILLGNMYDTGDGVPVDKEEADRWYSMKDDAVISAL